GGGTGCTACAGCGCCCCGAAGCACTCACGGATCCGCCCACCGAAGCGGGACGCGCGAGCCCGTCAGGTGCGGCACCTGGGACGGGGTTCCGGGCTGAGGAGGCGGCGGGTTTCGCCGAGGAACTCGCAGCCGTGGTGCCAGTCGCCGGTCACCGCGACGGCCAGCTTCTCCACGCCCACCTCCGCGTAGGCCGCCAGCTGTTCCGCCACCTGCGCCGGGGTTCCCGCGCAGGTGGCGCCGCGCGCCGCCTCGACCGGGATGCCGTAGGTGGCCGCGACCTCGCCGGCCAGGTTCTCGCCCAGCTTCGGGTCCGGCTGCTTGGCGAACGCGCACTGGACCACGGTGGCCAGGCGGGGCGCCGGGCGGTCGTGCTGCTCGGCGAGGTCGCGCAGCCGTTTGGACTTGGCGCGGATCTCCTCCGGGCTGTGCAGGGCGGCGAACCACCCGTCGCCGTACCGAGCCGTCCGGCGCATCGCCGCGGGAGAGGTTCCGCCGATCCACAGCGGCGGCGCGGGCACCGGAGGGGAGAGGTGGACCGTGGGCCCGTCGGGCAGGGAGGTCGGTTCGCCGGCCAGCAGCGACGGCAGGAGCTGCAGGAACTCGTCGGTGCGCGCGCCGCGCGTGGCCGGGTCGACGCCGACGGCGTCCCAGCCGCTGTCGTGGTCGCCGACGCCGATGCCCAGGTGCAGCCGGTCGCCGCCGGTCAGGTGCTGCAGGGTCGCGATCTGCTTGGCCGCGCAGACGTGCGTGCGCAGCGCGGGCAGGTACACGGCGAAGCCGATGTCGATGCACTCCGTCACCGCCGCAGCGGTCGCCAGCGCCAGCATCCCGTCCAGCACCGGAACTCCGTCGGCGAGGTGGTCACCGCACCACACCGAGTCGAGTTCGACGTCCACCGCGTGGTAGGCGGCCTCCCGGATCTCCACCGCCGGAATTTCCATCTGCGGCAGGAAGATCCCGATCTCCATAGCCATCTGCTGCTCCTGGGGTCGGTGCTCCTACCCAGGATCAGACTTAGAGCGCGCTGGAGGTCAAGAGCACACCGACGGGATCGCCCGCGCGAGCCCGGTGGTGTGCAGGTGGTCCAGCTCGGCGCGGGTCCGGTTGAACGAGCCCGCCAGCCGGCCCTTGCACGACGGGTGCTCGCGCAGCTGCCGGGTGTCGCGCAGCTCCAGCAGGATCTCGTCGTTCAGCCGGTCGATGACCGGCCGGATCTCGCCGAGGTCGGGACGTTCGGTCGGCTGCTCGTCGGGGCTCGCGGCCCAGCGGTCGTGCAGGGCGTGCTGCACGACCTTGCTGGCCTCGATCTGGTCGCGGAAGATCCGCTGCGCCGCCGCGGGGTCCAGGCCCAGCTCGGCGGACTTGCGCGCCACCGCGTCGAGCACCTGCTGCTCGCGGGCGGGATCGTCGATCGGCTGGCCGGTGCCCCACTTGGCGGCGGCCACCTGGTCCGCGGTGGCCACGCGCTCCGCCGCCGCGTGCAGCAGCGGGTCGAGCGAGTCGGGGTCGGCGTGCGCCGGGGTGGCGAGCGCGACGATGACGGCACCGGTGACGAGCAGCGATCGCACGGCGAACCTCCGGGTCGACGATCAGGCCGCGGAGCAGTATTGCCCACCGCGCAACCCGTTGCCACCGCTCCCGCGCCGGTATTCTCGGGTTGGTGCTGATCGACCTCAGCGCGGACTGGTACCGCGCGATCGTGAGCTGGGCGGCCGGGACCCCGTTGTGGGTGCACCACGTCGTGCTGTTCGCGACGCAGGCCCTGCTCGGTGTGCTGGCCGCGCTGACCGTCCTGTCGTGGTGGCGCGCGGGGCATCGCCCGCAGCACTTGATCCCGCTGCTGGCCGGTGCCCTCGGCTGGGTGCTCGCCGGCCTGATCAAGGACGTGTTCCAGCAACCGCGCCCGTGCAACGCGATGCCGATCGAGACGATCAGGGCGTGCGCGGAGGTGAGCGTCTGGTCGCTGCCCAGCGGGCACTCGACGGCCGCCGCGGCGCTCGCGGTCGCCCTGGCCCTCCAGTGGCGGCGGATCGCGTTGCCGGTCTTCGCGATCGCCGTCCTGGAGGGTTTCACCAGGATCTTCATCGGGGTGCACTACCCGCACGACGTGCTCGCGGGCTTCATCCTGGGAGCGGTGGTGGCGGTGGTGTGCACTCGGCTCGGTTGGCGCGCGCGAAGTCGCGGAACGCCCGCGCCGGGCGCCCAGTGAGGTCCGGCACCACCGAGGTGACCAGGTCCTCCGATCCGGCGCGGATGTCGAGGTCCATGGCGGTCAGCGCAGCGGCGAAGTCCGCGGGCACCGCCGTGGAGTGCTGCCGGATCCGCTCCTCCGGCGTGATGTCCTCGTGCCGCACCGGCCGCCCGGTGACCTCGGAGATGATCGCCGCGGCCTCGGCGTGACTCAGTGCTTCCGGACCGGTGAGCACGTACTCGCGGGCGATCTCGTCCGCCGCGAGCACCGCGTCGGCGACCGCGGCGATGTCGGCGGCGTCGATCCAGCCCACCCGGCCGTTGCCGGTCGCGGTGCGGATCACCCCGCGTTCCCGCAGGTCCACCGCGACCGGGTGCGGGCCGGTGAAGTTCTGCATGAACCCGGACGGGCGCAGCACGGTGGAGTCCGGCATCGCCGCGACGTGATCGCGCAGCCCGGTGAGCCCGGGGATCACCGCCAACGACCCGAGCAGCACCACCCGGCGCCCTTCGACGGCCCGCAGGAACGGCTCGACCAGCGGCATCGGTTCCAGCACACCGATCGGCGGCACCAGGAACACCTGCTCGACGCCGTCCAGCGCAGGGCCGTGAGTGCGCGGATCGGACCAGTCGAAGCGCACGTGATCGGGATCGGGACCGGGGTGCCTGCTGGCGATCCGCACCGGAATTCCGCGCCCGCGCAGCAGCTCCGCCAGCGGCCGACCGGTGTTCCCGGTGCCGCCGGTGACCAGCACTGTCCCGCCTCTCCGAGATTTTTCAGCGGTGGTTGCGTCCGGGATCGATCTCGCGTTTTGCGGGTTCTTGTGGCTGGGTTGCATCACGTTCCCCTGAGGTGCGGTTGAGCAGGACTCGACACGAGGGGCGTCATGCGCCGGCTCCCATCGCCCGTGCCGCCCGCACCGGGCTCCAGTAGTCGCGCAGCTCCGCGAAGGCGCCGTCGCGCACCACGAACACCGAGACGTAGCGCATCTCGTAGGCCTCGCCGGTCGCCACGGTGCGCCCGTGCGCGCTGAACTCGACGACGATCGTCGCCGGGTCGGTCGTCCGGTGCACCACGACCGAGGGAAATCCGGTGATGTCCATCCGGTCCGGGTAGTCCGCCAGGTACGCGCGCAGCTCCTCCCGCCCGGTCAGCCGCGCCGGGGTGCTCTCGGCGAACGGGAACTCGACGGTGCAGTCCGGGGTGAACAGGTCGACGAATCCGGCCATGTCCTTGGCCAGCAGCAGGTCCAAAGCCCGCTGGAACAGTTCTGCAGCTTCCACGCCACCCACGTTTCCCGCCCGGCGCGGCGGCAGGCAGGGCCGCGGTTGCCCCGGACCAGCGGTCCGTGGCTGCGCAGGCCGGGATCGTGGCAGGCTGGTCCGGTGAACAAGCTCGAACTGGCCCAGTTCCTGCGCCGCCGCCGGGAGGCCCGGCGACCCGCGGAGGTCGGGCTGAGCGTGAGCGGTCGTCGCCGCACGCCGGGCTTGCGCCGCGAGGAAGTCGCCTGGCTGGCCGGCGTGTCGACGAACTACTACGAGCGCCTGGAACAAGCCCGCGCCCCGCGCCCGTCCACGCAGGTGCTCGCGGCCCTGGGCACCGCGCTGCGGCTGACCGAGGCGGAGGGGGAGCACCTGGCCCGCTTGGCCGGGCAGGCGCCTCCGGCGCGCGACGAGCCGGTGCCGGAGGGCGTGCTGCGGCTGCTCGACCGGCTGGGCCCGGTCCCCGCGTACGTCGTCGACGAGCGCTACGACGTGGTCGCGTGGAACGCGTTGGCAGTGCGCTTGATCGCGGACTTCTCCGCGCTGCCGCCGGAGGAGCGCAACGTGCTGCGGATGGCGATGCGCGGCGGCCGGTGCTCCTCAGCGGGCGACGAGTTCGTGCGGCAGGCGGCGGCGGACCTGCGCCTGGCCGCCGCCCGCCACCCGGACGACCGGCGCATCACCGGGCTGGCCGACGAGTACGCCGAGTTCAGCGCGCAGTTCGCGGCGTCGTGGACCGATCACGACGTGCAGGTCCGCCCCACCCTGCGCAAGCGGATCGAGCACCCGGACCTGGGCGAGCTCGACCTGGAGGCCCAGGTCCTGCACGCTCCGAACAGCGCCCACCGCCTGATCTTCTTGACGGCGGAACCGGGCACTCGATCCCACGAAGCCCTTACCGCGCTGAGCGCTGCGGGAGGCGATAGGCCCAGTTCCACACCGCTTCGAGCGGACCGCGTTCGAAGCGCCGGAGCCACAACGAGGCCAGCGTCATGAACGTCGCGCAGATCGCCGCCCAGGCCAGCACAACCCACCACGGCCGGGCCCAGTCGAACTGCGCGGCCAGCCCCAAACCCCAGCCGTAGCAGAGCACAGCGCCGACCAGGTTCTGGAAGACGTAGCAGGACAACGCAGTCCGGCCGACCGCGGTCAGACCTCGGCGCAGCACACCGGGTTCACCGCGCAGCGAAGCCAGCACCGTCGGGATCAGGCCGAGCAGGCCCAGCGCGATCACCGGCGGCAGGATGTAGCGGTCCACCATGAACCACTCCGGCCCGGCGAAGGTCGTGACCAGGTTCAGCGGCACGCCGATGCCGAAGCCGAACAGCATCAACCGGTTCCGCAGCCGCTGCTGGTCGGCGTTGAACACGCCGGCCCGGTACAGCCGCGCACCGGCCAGGAACAGCAGCGTCGACAGCGGGATGACGAAGATGGCCTCCGCGCGGTAGATGCCCCACTCGGTCAGGCGCCCGGTGAGCTGTTCGAGGTAGCTGCCGTGCGTGTAGAGGTCGGTCGGCGGAGTGGACAGCGACACGTCGCCGTGCAGCATCCCGAGGGTGGTCAGGCCGATGAACGCCACGTGCACGGTGCCCATCGCGATCATCCAGCCGCGCTGCGCCCGGTCGCTGCGGCCGATGAGGTAGGCGACCAGGATCGAGGTCACCGCGTAGCTCATCAGCACGTCGTACTCGAAGATCAGCACGTAGTGCAGCAGGCCCTCGGTGAACAGCAGCCCGGCCCGCCACAGGTACCAGCCGGGCCACTTGCCACCGCGCCGCTTCGCGGAGCGGTACTGCAGTTCGAGCCCGATGCCGAACAGCAGGGTGAGCAGCGCGAGGAACTTCCCGTTGGCCAGCCAGCGCAGCGCCGCTTCGACGTACGAAGCGCCGCCGTCGAGCGTGATGTTCAGGGCGGCTGCCGGGCCCTGCGGGTTGGTGAAGATCCAGATGTTGGTGCCGAGGGTGCCTAGGATCGCTACACCGCGGATGACGTCGAGCGAGCTTATCCGCGTCGAGGTGGGCGCCTGTTGCAGTGTTGTCATGGGTTCCCCAGTTGTCGGAAGCACTCCGGCGCTGTGACGGAGGGTTACGATGCAACTGCATGGTAAACAGTCGGGCGCCGGTTTTGCAATGCAGTTGCATTGGAAAGGTTGGTGACGTGCCGAAACAGGTCGACCACGAAGCGCGGCGCACCCAGATCGCCGAGGCGCTGCTGCGCCTGGCCAGCCGCGGCGGGCTGGAGGCGGTGAGCCTGCGCGACGTCGCGGCGGAAGCCGGCATCTCGATGGGCGCGGTGCAGCACTACTTCAAGAGCAAGGAGCAGATGCTCCTGCACGCGATGGACCACGTGACCAAACGTGCTGGTGAGCGCATCGTGGCCGCGCTGAGCCGGCAGGGCGAGCGGCCGTCGGCGCGAAAGATCGTGCGCACCGTGATGCTCGAAATGCTGGCGCTCACCGAGGACAGCCGCATGGAGTTCCTGACGCACTTGGCGTTCTTCATGCGAGCGCTCGGCTCGCCCGAACTGGCCGCGATGTACCGGGAGTGGTGGCCGGAGCTGGAGCGCTGGCTCACCGGCGAGCTGCGAACGGCCCAGGAATCCGGAGAGCTACCGCCCGACCTCGACCCGGCCCGAGAGGCGGAAATCCTCCTGTCGATCCCCGACGGCCTCTCGGTGGGCCTCCTCCTCGGCCACCGGACGGGAGAAGAAGCAATAGCCACGATCGACTACCACTTGGACCGCGTCTTCACGAAGTCCGCAAAGGACTAGCTCTGCCCGACGGTGTCGCACGACGGAGAAGAAAGCCGGTCTCGGTAGATGATCCAAGCTTGCCGACCCTTCTGATCTGGTCTGGATCATGCGCCTTCGTTGATCTCGCGTCGCCGTGCGGTGATCATTGCCGTGAGCAGATCGCGGCCGGACAGCACGATGCCAGGGGCGGAGTCGGTGTTGAGCGCCAGGTGCATGTCCGGCTGATCGAGCAGTTTGGCCAGACTGCGCATCGCAATGGTTACGCGCGGTGCAGTGACGTGCGGTGGAACGCGGTGAGGACTGGTGTAGGCGTACAAGGCTCGCCGCCCGTTGGTGTCGGTGCTGACCGGGAGCTGGTCTGGTGCCGCGTGATCCGTGACTACCACCACGTGCGCGCTGGCGGTCGCCAGCGCGGCTGCGATTCCAGTACCGGGGCCGTAACCGCTGGCGGCGAGCTCCAAGGCGCGCTCCACCGCATTCGTGGGATCGGGCCAACCGCGCATTTTCGGCCCTGGGCGGTAGTTGGGGTTGGCGACCCAGTTCCCGATAGTGCCAGTGGTGGGGTCGGTCTCAAACGCGCCGCGGATCCCCCACGGTGGCACTTCCCCGCGCGCATCGAACTCCGAATCAGTGACGTACAGGCGTGCACCAGGGCGCGACCGGGCTCGTGCACGCATGTCGTCAGTGATCTCGGGGCTGGCCATTCCATGACGTCCACGACTTCGGAGGCATAAGTGCTCGTACGTGCTCCGTCTGCGCCCCGGCCTCACTTGCTTTCGTCGTCCTTCCCCTTTTGGTCTGAGCTCGTGAGGGGGAACGGCTCCATGTTCTTGTCGAGTCCGATGGGGAAGTTTTCCTTGCTCCACGACTTCAGTACTTCACCGCGAGCGATCTTTTCGTTCATGTACCGTATCGCCTCCTCGGTCTCCTTTCTGATCTCCGGGTCGACGTCCTCCCGCTTGGGCAACTTGCGCCGACAGATCTCTGCCATGTCTGCTGCAATCTCTTCAGGGGTCATGACTTAACTCCCTTGTGTTAGTCCTCGCATGGTGGTTGTCGGTCGGGGTAGGGGTTATCCACGGATGGACGGGAGTGCGACGTCGATTCCGGTTATCAGCCGAAGTGATCCCCAAACGGAATGGGGCCGAGGTCGCGCCCCTGCTTGCTCCGGTCGGTGAGCAGCAGAGCCCAGTCCCGGATCATGATCTTCAGCGACAGTGGTGTAGCAGGATTGAGGTTCAGGAATACCGGTCCGCCGCCCATCGTGTCGATCAGTGTCCACCCGGGTACGAGGTGGTGGTGTGCCCAGCTGGTGGGCAGCCGGGCGGGGCTGGTGAACGCGGTCAGCTCCGGCAGTCCTTGGCGGTCGCGGGTGATGTGGAGTTGGGTGTCTCCTTCGTGCGAGGAGTACAACGCCAGTTCCGTGCGGAAGAGCGTGTCCACCAGGTATCCCAGCGGGTTGTAGCCGTGCAAAGCACGCCACAGCACCGTGTCGACGATGGTGTCCAGGAGCAGGCCGGCGACCTGTTCCGAGGGCCGGTACAAGGGGCTGATCTTGTACCTGCCGGTCAGCTCACCCGCCTCGTCGACCTCGTAGCCGCCCTGGATCGCGCTCTTGGCCACCGGCTGATCCACGGGGGCCGCGGGGTCCTCGAAGATCAGCCAGCGGGCCTTGCCCGCCAGCTTGCGGGCGCGGTCCCGCATCGCGTCATCGATGGCGGGCAGCGGGAACGGTCCGAGGACCGTGGCGCGGTCCCACGTCGTGTCTGAATCAGGAGAGGTCAACGTGCTCCCTTTCGGAGGATGCTTTCGTCGAAGTACGGGTTGGGCACCCATTCATATCCGGTCGGTTTCCCATCAGGACCGAAGGAGGTCGGGCGATAAGCGCCTTCGATGATCGAGGGGTGCGCGCCGTCTTTGAGCGCGAACTCGCGCTCCCCGTGCGAGGTGTACCCGTACCGGCTGTTTCCAAGGTAGTCGTGCATGGTCGCGTCCACATCGATACCGCCGCCCGTGCGGAACTTGAGGATGACCCCGTAGTCGTCAGGGCGGTTCTGCCCGCGCTGGAGCGCGTGCTCCAGGCTGTCGGTGGCGGAAACGAAACGGGAGTTCGTGGCTCCCCCAACGTGACCATCCAGCGCAGCAATGTCGGCCCTGCCATCCGGATCGCGGGGCGCGATCCCCTCCCGGAAGATCTGGTCCAGGTCTTGGGAGTGCACGGCGCGCCACAACGCGTTCGCCTCGTCGGACGGGTCGACGTTGCGGTGGATGAACTCCGGGGCGTCGAAGTCGCGAGGCCGCTGCCAGGCGTCGTTGCCGAATGGATCGGGATTGTCCCGGCTTAAGCCTTCCGGCAAGTCCTTCGTGCCTGGTTCGAAACCATAGCGGTCATCGAACTTCTGGATGCCGTCGCCGTGTTCACGCACCTCTGCCAGAGCTTCGTTCACGACGCGTTGCTCCGCTGACGGTGCTTCCGGTATGTGATGCCCGGCCGACTCCGGCGTGTGCCCATAGGACAGCTGCGACGTGGTGTGGTCCGGAGTCCGGTTGTAGTCGGTGTGGGAGGGGTTCGTGTCGGTCCAGCTGCCCGTTGTTTGGTGGGGTGGCGGGGGCGGGGTGCTGTGGTTCGGGGTTGGTGGGTGGTCCCAGCCCCCTGAGGGGGTGCTGGTGTTGGGTTGGTGGCTCTGCGGCACGGGTTCGGGCCGCGGCGCGGGCGGTGGGCTCGGCGGTGAGGCGGGTGAGTCCGGGGTCCAGTTCCAGTCGTCGGCTTTGCGCGTGTCCGGGGTGAGACCGTCTTTGAGCTCGCCGAGGACCTTGCGCGTGACCGAGCCTGCTGTGCTGCTTCCGCCGGTCACCAGGCCGGCGGCTGCTTCTGGTGCCAGCTTGCCGAGGGACCCGAACGGGTCTTTCGTGAAGCTTTCGATGCCAGCGCTGGCCATTGCTTTGGTCGTGGCGACGGGGTCGGTAATGAAGGCTTTGCCCGCTGCGAAGGTGCTGGAGACCAGGTTGCTCATGTTCTCCGCGTACTTGGACGGGTGCGTCATGTTGTACGGGTCGAACGGTGTGATCGCGCGGAGCTGTTGGATCATCTCCAGGCCGCCTTCGAAGCTGCCTCGCCAGAAGTCGCCGTAGGCTTCGGCGACGTTCTGGCCGATGTCTCCCAGCGCACTGCCGAGTTGGGTCAGCAGGCCGGGTTGCGGTGGTGCTTCGTCAGCCGCCTTCAGCAGGACGGCCGCTGCCTTCTTGGCTGCTTCCTCGACCTGCTTCTTGGCGTCGTCGAGGGCTGCTTGGGCTTGTTGGCGAGCCGCTGCGCCTGGGTCTTCGAACGGACCGGTGGCATCGGACTTCTCGTACTGCGCCAAGGCCCGCTCGCTCTGCCTTTCCGCCGCTTCGATGTCCGCGCATGCCTGCTCCGCCTGGCGTTGCGCCCAGGCCAGCGTGTCCCGGTACTGCTGCAGCGCTTTCGCGGAGTCGGTGAAGGCGTCGGCCGCGCGGAACCACTTGGGCGGTTCTTGCTGGTAGTAGTCCTGGAAGGCGTCCGCGGTGGCGCCTTTCCAGCCGTCGGTGCTGATCTTCTGGAAGCCCTGCCCGGCGTTCTCGAACGCGGTGCCGAGCTTGGTCATCGTGGTCAGGGTTTCGTCGATGGCGGGCAGCTCGCCGGGAACCTCGGCCTTCGGGTCCGGTGCCATCAGCCACCGGCCTTGGTGTCGACCCCGAGGACCTGGGACACCGCCTGCTGCGGTAGCCCCTCAGGCGTCAGGTCCACGGCGAACTGCTCGATGGACTTCTGCGGTGCGGCGTTGAGATCGGCCATCGGGTCGTCGGCCGCGGCGCCCAGGATCTTCTTGAACGCGTCGAGTGCTGCCTGCTCGGCCTTCTCATAACCGGAGCGGGTGTCCGACAACGCCGCCGCTGCCGCGGCACCTTCCTCCACGAGGAACTTCACCCCGTAGTTCCACTTGCCGCAGAACTTGCGCAGCGCAGAAGCCAGCAGCACCGACCCGGCATCGCTGTCGCTCAACGTCATCATGGCCACGCCGTGGCCGTCGTTGCCCAGCTTCTTCACCGGCCACGGAAGTTCGGCTTCCAGCGCGGCGATCGCGTCGTTGACCCCCTGCGCTGCTTGGCCCAGCGCTTCCAGATCGACCTGGAATCCGTTGTGATCCCCCATTTACAGCGTCCCTCCCCAAGCACGCACCACGGGTCTTTCATACGGCGACATCGCGGCCACCGGTCGTTCCGGCTGGTCGCGGTCGACTGCGACCGACGCGGGTGTGATGCCGTGCAGTGCGGGCAGCGCCACGGAGTGCGCCTGCGCTGGATCTAGCAGCACACTGGTGCCCTGCGGCATTCCTGGCAGGTAGCTGTCCAGCAACCGGGCACCGGCCAGCAGCAGGTACTCGACCTCGCCGGCCTCGCCACGCTGCAGCCGGTACTCGGCCAGGAATCTCAGGTCGGAGAACACCGGCAGCCACGGGACGTCGTCCACCTGCACCACCGGCACGGTCGGCGGCTCGGAAACGCATTCCAGGTACACGGCCGCACTGCGGAACGTCGCCACCAGGTCCTCCGGCCGCTCCAGGGCGCGGCGGAACCGCAGCGCTTCCCGGACGATCGGCGGCCGATCCAGCATGGACACAGCCGTAGACACACTTCCCCCCGGAATCAGTCGATCACAGCGAGTGGTGACGCTAGCCGATCTCTGGGCGTTTTGTAGTGAAAAACCCAGTGGCTTAGACCATAGAAAGTATTAGACCGTTCGGTGGTAAGTGATCAGAACGCGACCTCGGCGTAGGTCAAGGCGCCGGGGGTGGCTTCGGCGGTGCCGCCGGTGGTCTCCGCCAGCCAGGTGCCGAAGGCGTCCACTTCGGACACCGGGACGTTGACGTGGAAGCGGACCACGTCCTGGTACTCGGTGTCGACCACCTGGTAACCGGCCGATCGCAGATCGTTGTCCAGCTTGCCCGCCAGCAGGTAGTCCACTTCGGTCGTCACGGTCCGGACCGGGCGGCGCTCGACCAGCCGGACGTGCTCCAGCGCCGCCGACACCGCGCCGCCGTAGGCGCGCACCAGCCCGCCTGCGCCGAGCAGCACACCGCCGAAGTACCTGGTCACCACGGCCACCGCGTTGGTGACCTCGTTGTGCCGCAGCACCTCCAGCATCGGCACGCCCGCGGTGCCCGCCGGTTCGCCGTCATCGCTGGACTTCTGGATCTCGCCGAGGTCGCCGAGCACGAAAGCCGAGCAGTGGTGGCGCGCGTCGTGGTGCAGCTTCCGGCGCTGCTGGATGAACTCCCGGGCCTGCGCCTCATCGGTCACCCGGGCCAGCGCGCAGCGGAACCGGGACTTCTTGACCTCCAGCTCGTGCTCACCGGACTGCGTGATGGTGCGCATCTGTCCCCTTCGGAAGGTGGCGTTGCTCACGGCCCCGCTGGGCTGTTCCCCCATCCTCCCACCGTGGCAATGCCGCAGGTCAACGCGGTGCGGTGGCATTAGGGGGACGGCGATTTCCGTTGTGGCCCGCGGCCACGTAACGTCCCCCCTCATGGAGCAGTCCTCGAACCCGTTTGAACCAGGCGCGCGGGTCCGCGCCACGTTCGGCCGGTTCCGCGACAAGGTCGGCACGGTCGTGGAGACCGCCACCGGCCTCCCCGAAGTCTTCGACGGTCCCGTCCTGTGGGTCCGCTTCGACGGAGCCGAAGACCCCGGCCTGGTAGCAGGCCGCTTCCTCGAAGCGGCCTGATTTCCACTCCAGTCAGCCCCAGACTTCGGCGGCGGTTTCGGCGACGAGGCGGAGCTTGGCCACTTCCTCTTCGTAGGTCAGGGAGTTGCCGTCCTTCGTCGAGGCGAAACCGCACTGCGGTGACAGGCACAGCTGGTCGATGTCGACGTAGCGGGCGGCCTGCTCGATGCGGCGCTTGAGCGCGTCCTTCGACTCCAGCTCGCCGCGCTTGGTGGTGACCAGGCCGAGCACCACGGCCTTGCCCTTCGGCACGAACCGCAGCGGTTCGAAGCCGCCGGAGCGCTCGTCGTCGAACTCCAGGAAGAACCCGTCCACTTCGAGCTCGTTGAACAGCGCCTCCGCGACGAAGTCGTAGCCGCCCTCGGCGACCCACGACGAGCGGAAGTTCCCGCGGCACATGTGCGTGGTCACCGCCAGGGTGTCCGGCCGCCCGCGCAGGGACTCGTTGATCAGCTGGATGGTCTGCAGGTGGGCCCGTTCGGCGTCGTCGCCGCGCGCGGTCAGCTGGGCCCGCTGGGCCGGGTCGTTGAGGTAGGCCAGGCTGGTGTCGTCGAGCTGCAGGTAGTGGCAGCCGAGGTCGGCCAGGCCGCGGACCTCGGTGCGGTAGGCCGCGGCCAGGTCGCTGCGGAACTCGGCCAGGTCCGGATAGGTGGCCTCGTCGATGGACGCGCGGCCGCCGCGGTAGTAGAGCATGCCCGGCGACGGGATGGTCAGCTTCGGCGTCGCGGTGGTGACCCGCTCGGCCAGCGCGGTGAACGCCTCCGCGAAGATCGTCCGGCTCAGCCCGATCCGGCCGGTGACCCGCAGGTCGGGC
This portion of the Saccharopolyspora antimicrobica genome encodes:
- a CDS encoding LLM class flavin-dependent oxidoreductase; protein product: MAMEIGIFLPQMEIPAVEIREAAYHAVDVELDSVWCGDHLADGVPVLDGMLALATAAAVTECIDIGFAVYLPALRTHVCAAKQIATLQHLTGGDRLHLGIGVGDHDSGWDAVGVDPATRGARTDEFLQLLPSLLAGEPTSLPDGPTVHLSPPVPAPPLWIGGTSPAAMRRTARYGDGWFAALHSPEEIRAKSKRLRDLAEQHDRPAPRLATVVQCAFAKQPDPKLGENLAGEVAATYGIPVEAARGATCAGTPAQVAEQLAAYAEVGVEKLAVAVTGDWHHGCEFLGETRRLLSPEPRPRCRT
- a CDS encoding chorismate mutase, yielding MRSLLVTGAVIVALATPAHADPDSLDPLLHAAAERVATADQVAAAKWGTGQPIDDPAREQQVLDAVARKSAELGLDPAAAQRIFRDQIEASKVVQHALHDRWAASPDEQPTERPDLGEIRPVIDRLNDEILLELRDTRQLREHPSCKGRLAGSFNRTRAELDHLHTTGLARAIPSVCS
- a CDS encoding phosphatase PAP2 family protein, translating into MLIDLSADWYRAIVSWAAGTPLWVHHVVLFATQALLGVLAALTVLSWWRAGHRPQHLIPLLAGALGWVLAGLIKDVFQQPRPCNAMPIETIRACAEVSVWSLPSGHSTAAAALAVALALQWRRIALPVFAIAVLEGFTRIFIGVHYPHDVLAGFILGAVVAVVCTRLGWRARSRGTPAPGAQ
- a CDS encoding NmrA family NAD(P)-binding protein, encoding MLVTGGTGNTGRPLAELLRGRGIPVRIASRHPGPDPDHVRFDWSDPRTHGPALDGVEQVFLVPPIGVLEPMPLVEPFLRAVEGRRVVLLGSLAVIPGLTGLRDHVAAMPDSTVLRPSGFMQNFTGPHPVAVDLRERGVIRTATGNGRVGWIDAADIAAVADAVLAADEIAREYVLTGPEALSHAEAAAIISEVTGRPVRHEDITPEERIRQHSTAVPADFAAALTAMDLDIRAGSEDLVTSVVPDLTGRPARAFRDFARANRAECTPPPPPLPG
- a CDS encoding nuclear transport factor 2 family protein, coding for MEAAELFQRALDLLLAKDMAGFVDLFTPDCTVEFPFAESTPARLTGREELRAYLADYPDRMDITGFPSVVVHRTTDPATIVVEFSAHGRTVATGEAYEMRYVSVFVVRDGAFAELRDYWSPVRAARAMGAGA
- a CDS encoding helix-turn-helix transcriptional regulator, producing MNKLELAQFLRRRREARRPAEVGLSVSGRRRTPGLRREEVAWLAGVSTNYYERLEQARAPRPSTQVLAALGTALRLTEAEGEHLARLAGQAPPARDEPVPEGVLRLLDRLGPVPAYVVDERYDVVAWNALAVRLIADFSALPPEERNVLRMAMRGGRCSSAGDEFVRQAAADLRLAAARHPDDRRITGLADEYAEFSAQFAASWTDHDVQVRPTLRKRIEHPDLGELDLEAQVLHAPNSAHRLIFLTAEPGTRSHEALTALSAAGGDRPSSTPLRADRVRSAGATTRPAS
- a CDS encoding DUF418 domain-containing protein codes for the protein MTTLQQAPTSTRISSLDVIRGVAILGTLGTNIWIFTNPQGPAAALNITLDGGASYVEAALRWLANGKFLALLTLLFGIGLELQYRSAKRRGGKWPGWYLWRAGLLFTEGLLHYVLIFEYDVLMSYAVTSILVAYLIGRSDRAQRGWMIAMGTVHVAFIGLTTLGMLHGDVSLSTPPTDLYTHGSYLEQLTGRLTEWGIYRAEAIFVIPLSTLLFLAGARLYRAGVFNADQQRLRNRLMLFGFGIGVPLNLVTTFAGPEWFMVDRYILPPVIALGLLGLIPTVLASLRGEPGVLRRGLTAVGRTALSCYVFQNLVGAVLCYGWGLGLAAQFDWARPWWVVLAWAAICATFMTLASLWLRRFERGPLEAVWNWAYRLPQRSAR
- a CDS encoding TetR/AcrR family transcriptional regulator → MPKQVDHEARRTQIAEALLRLASRGGLEAVSLRDVAAEAGISMGAVQHYFKSKEQMLLHAMDHVTKRAGERIVAALSRQGERPSARKIVRTVMLEMLALTEDSRMEFLTHLAFFMRALGSPELAAMYREWWPELERWLTGELRTAQESGELPPDLDPAREAEILLSIPDGLSVGLLLGHRTGEEAIATIDYHLDRVFTKSAKD
- a CDS encoding type VII secretion system-associated protein, which encodes MASPEITDDMRARARSRPGARLYVTDSEFDARGEVPPWGIRGAFETDPTTGTIGNWVANPNYRPGPKMRGWPDPTNAVERALELAASGYGPGTGIAAALATASAHVVVVTDHAAPDQLPVSTDTNGRRALYAYTSPHRVPPHVTAPRVTIAMRSLAKLLDQPDMHLALNTDSAPGIVLSGRDLLTAMITARRREINEGA